The following are from one region of the Rhodothermales bacterium genome:
- a CDS encoding aminotransferase class V-fold PLP-dependent enzyme, whose translation MLSRRRFLGRTGQVATAGMAVATFNPASISEFLDTVSSWSGTPQEIARDESFWREVQQAFTVDRSLVNLNNGGVSPAPASVQEAMKRHLDYSNEAPVYGMWQILEPQKEGVRQRLARQFKCDSEEIAITRNASEGLQICQLGIDLQAGDEVLTTTHDYGRMITTFKQRERREGIVLKQFPLPIPAEDDDEVVRLFEENITPRTKVILMCHIVNITGQILPVKKVVQMARKRGIPVIVDGAHSFAHWDFTHEDLDCDYYATSLHKWLFAPHGTGMLYVRKEKIKDLWPMMAAPETMDDNIRKFEEIGTHPAANFIAIGEALTFHQGIGPARKEARLRYLRDSWANVLLEHDRVRLHTSQKTPYSCCIGTVQIEGIDTSAVGRFLWGEHRIIATPIKHAEFEGLRVTANVYTTMEEIERFNDAMLYLANNGMPAKYA comes from the coding sequence ATGCTCTCTCGCCGCCGATTCCTGGGCCGTACAGGCCAGGTCGCTACCGCCGGAATGGCCGTAGCCACGTTCAATCCCGCTTCCATCTCCGAATTCCTGGACACAGTATCGTCCTGGAGCGGCACGCCGCAGGAAATTGCCCGGGACGAGTCGTTCTGGCGTGAAGTCCAGCAGGCCTTCACGGTGGACCGGTCGCTGGTCAACCTGAACAACGGCGGGGTGAGCCCGGCGCCGGCCAGTGTTCAGGAAGCCATGAAACGGCACCTGGACTATTCGAACGAAGCGCCGGTCTACGGCATGTGGCAGATCCTGGAGCCCCAGAAGGAAGGGGTCCGGCAGCGTCTGGCGCGGCAGTTCAAGTGCGATTCCGAGGAAATCGCCATCACGCGGAACGCATCGGAAGGGCTGCAGATCTGTCAGCTCGGCATCGACCTGCAGGCGGGAGATGAAGTGCTCACGACGACGCACGACTACGGCCGCATGATCACGACGTTCAAGCAGCGGGAGCGCCGGGAAGGTATTGTGTTGAAGCAGTTTCCGCTGCCCATTCCCGCCGAGGATGACGACGAAGTCGTACGGCTGTTCGAGGAGAACATCACCCCGCGCACGAAGGTCATCCTGATGTGCCACATCGTGAACATCACGGGGCAGATCCTGCCGGTCAAGAAGGTCGTCCAGATGGCGCGCAAACGCGGCATTCCGGTGATCGTGGACGGCGCCCACTCGTTCGCCCACTGGGACTTCACGCACGAGGACCTGGATTGCGACTATTACGCCACGAGCCTCCACAAATGGCTGTTCGCGCCGCACGGCACGGGCATGCTCTATGTCCGCAAGGAAAAGATCAAGGATTTGTGGCCCATGATGGCCGCGCCCGAGACCATGGATGACAACATCCGGAAGTTCGAGGAAATCGGAACGCATCCGGCGGCGAACTTCATTGCCATCGGGGAAGCGCTGACCTTCCACCAGGGCATTGGCCCGGCGCGCAAGGAAGCGCGCCTGCGGTATCTGAGGGATTCCTGGGCCAATGTGCTGCTGGAGCATGACCGCGTCCGCCTGCATACCTCCCAGAAAACCCCGTATTCCTGCTGCATTGGCACCGTCCAGATTGAGGGGATCGATACGTCGGCCGTCGGGCGGTTCCTGTGGGGCGAACACCGCATTATTGCGACGCCCATCAAGCATGCCGAATTCGAAGGCCTGCGCGTGACCGCCAACGTCTATACGACGATGGAAGAGATTGAGCGGTTCAACGATGCCATGCTGTACCTGGCCAACAACGGCATGCCGGCCAAGTACGCATGA
- the nosD gene encoding nitrous oxide reductase family maturation protein NosD yields the protein MFVRVMLFVALAFAAAPAMPAPAQSLAERLERAAPYDTLRIPAGTWTETTLHIRKPVVLVGEPGARLKGDGSHELIVILSDDVTIQGLDLSGVGRTFMEDRAAIRVQDASRCRIADNTFSDVFFGVYMARAADCTVSGNTLSANFERETTGGNAIHSWYSNRLHIVDNVITGFRDGIYLEFTNDSEVAGNRSDHNLRYGLHFMFSDRCSYDRNSFSDNRAGVAVMYADGLSMRDNTFQRAWGSSAYGLLLKEIRRGEILGNTFQGNSVGILMESTDAMDFHGNQFLENGWAIKMMASSIGNTFEDNVFAGNTFDIATNSRSSTSRFTANYWDRYTGYDLDRDGFGDVPFRPVSLFSVLAERHEAMLYLYRSVLVDLLNTAESLLPVLTPVDLADHRPRMVLPTTR from the coding sequence ATGTTTGTACGGGTGATGCTCTTCGTGGCGCTGGCCTTCGCCGCCGCGCCGGCCATGCCCGCCCCGGCCCAATCGCTCGCCGAGCGCCTGGAACGCGCCGCGCCCTACGATACGCTCCGCATTCCCGCCGGGACCTGGACCGAGACCACGCTCCACATCCGGAAGCCGGTCGTACTCGTGGGCGAGCCGGGAGCCCGGCTGAAAGGCGACGGATCGCACGAGTTGATCGTGATCCTGAGCGACGACGTGACCATCCAGGGGCTGGACCTGTCCGGCGTCGGTCGGACGTTCATGGAAGACCGGGCGGCCATCCGCGTGCAGGATGCATCGCGCTGCCGGATAGCCGACAATACCTTCAGCGATGTGTTTTTCGGCGTGTACATGGCCCGGGCGGCCGACTGCACGGTGTCGGGCAACACGCTGAGCGCCAATTTCGAGCGCGAAACCACAGGCGGCAACGCCATCCATTCGTGGTACAGCAACCGGCTGCATATCGTAGATAATGTCATTACCGGATTCCGGGACGGCATCTACCTCGAGTTCACGAACGATTCGGAGGTGGCCGGCAACCGCTCGGACCACAACCTGCGGTACGGATTGCATTTCATGTTCTCGGACCGCTGCAGCTACGACCGCAATTCGTTCTCGGACAACAGGGCCGGTGTGGCGGTCATGTACGCCGACGGGTTGTCCATGCGGGACAACACGTTCCAGCGGGCCTGGGGATCATCGGCCTACGGCCTCCTGCTCAAGGAAATCCGGCGGGGCGAAATCCTGGGCAACACGTTCCAGGGCAATTCCGTGGGCATCCTCATGGAATCGACCGATGCCATGGATTTCCACGGCAACCAGTTCCTCGAAAACGGTTGGGCCATCAAGATGATGGCGAGCTCCATCGGCAACACCTTTGAAGACAACGTCTTTGCCGGTAATACCTTCGACATCGCCACGAACAGCCGCTCGTCCACCAGTCGCTTCACGGCCAATTACTGGGACCGCTACACGGGCTACGACCTGGACCGCGACGGCTTCGGCGACGTCCCCTTCCGGCCCGTTTCGCTCTTTTCCGTACTCGCCGAGCGACACGAGGCCATGCTCTACCTGTACCGCAGCGTCCTCGTGGATCTGCTCAACACGGCCGAAAGCCTGCTCCCGGTGCTCACGCCCGTTGACCTGGCCGACCACCGTCCGCGCATGGTGCTACCAACAACAAGATGA
- the corA gene encoding magnesium/cobalt transporter CorA — MAKHKKPGLAPGTLIYTGPKREEPIEIHVFDYNEDTFLESGELTDDVFERSQSPETTTWVNISGIHDVDIVRRIGDELDLHKLVMEDIVHPTQRPKLERYDDDSLYIVVKMLHYDAEEVLHQEQVSIVLTRTHVYSFQEQPGDVFEPVRNRLRAGKGIIRAMGPDYLAYALLDTIVDHYFFVIEVMGEEIDDIEVEVLGNPTQSTVARINTAKREVMTIRKSIWPLREVLSAMSRDDSQLIQPQTEAYLRDVYDHTIQVVDMLETYRDLLSGLNDLYLSSISHKMNEIMKVLTIMGSIFIPLTFVAGIYGMNFDVMPELHWKYGYFAAWGIMVSIGVVLLYYFRRKKWL; from the coding sequence ATGGCAAAACACAAAAAACCGGGATTAGCCCCCGGCACCCTGATCTACACGGGCCCAAAGCGCGAGGAGCCCATCGAGATCCACGTCTTCGACTACAACGAGGATACCTTCCTTGAGTCGGGTGAACTGACCGATGACGTCTTCGAGCGTTCCCAGTCTCCGGAGACCACGACGTGGGTGAACATATCCGGTATCCACGATGTGGATATCGTTCGACGCATAGGGGACGAGCTCGACCTGCACAAGTTAGTGATGGAGGACATTGTCCATCCCACACAGCGGCCCAAGCTGGAGCGGTATGATGACGATTCGCTCTATATCGTGGTCAAGATGCTGCACTACGATGCCGAAGAGGTGCTGCACCAGGAGCAGGTGTCCATCGTCCTGACCCGCACGCACGTTTACAGTTTCCAGGAGCAGCCCGGCGACGTTTTCGAGCCTGTACGCAACCGGTTGCGCGCCGGAAAGGGCATTATCCGGGCCATGGGACCCGACTACCTGGCGTATGCCCTGCTGGACACCATCGTGGACCACTACTTCTTCGTGATCGAGGTCATGGGGGAGGAAATCGATGATATCGAGGTGGAAGTCCTGGGCAACCCGACCCAGTCGACCGTTGCGCGGATAAACACCGCCAAGCGCGAGGTCATGACCATCCGGAAGTCCATCTGGCCGCTCCGGGAAGTGCTGAGCGCCATGTCCCGGGACGATTCGCAGCTCATCCAACCCCAGACGGAAGCCTATCTCCGGGATGTATATGACCATACCATCCAGGTGGTGGACATGCTGGAGACGTATCGGGACCTGCTCTCCGGACTGAACGACCTTTACCTGTCGTCCATCAGCCACAAGATGAACGAGATCATGAAGGTGCTGACCATCATGGGCAGCATCTTCATTCCGCTGACGTTCGTGGCGGGCATCTACGGGATGAACTTTGATGTCATGCCCGAACTGCACTGGAAGTATGGTTATTTTGCCGCGTGGGGAATCATGGTCTCCATCGGTGTGGTCCTTCTGTATTATTTCCGACGCAAGAAATGGCTTTGA
- a CDS encoding carbamoyltransferase produces the protein MNILGISCWYHDSAACLVQDGRLVAAAQEERFTRRKHDPDFPRHAIQYCLAEAGISVADLDAVAFYDKPFLKFERLLETYVSHAPSGFPSFLKAMPLWLKQKLWIPDLIRKELGYEGELFYPEHHESHAASAFFPSPFAESAILTTDGVGEWATTSFGVGRGSTLELLAEQHFPHSLGLLYSAFTYFCGFRVNSGEYKLMGLAPYGEPRYVDRIRDRLIDLRDDGSFRLHMDAFTFSRGLTMTGKVFEEMFDGPRRQAEALLTQREKDLARSIQVVTEDAVLAMARHVHRETGLENLCMAGGVALNCVANGRLLREGPFRQVWFQPASGDAGGALGAALAVWHMAMGKERTVTFPDAMQSSRLGPAFSAPEIRQALSDASIPDSAVEELSPDDYARVAQLLAQGLVVGWFQGRMEFGPRALGGRSILADPRGEDTQRRVNVKIKFRESFRPFAPSVLAERADDWFGLDGEESPYMLLVAPVRRSDIPAVTHVDGSARVQTVSKDSDPRFHALLSAFEAETGCPVLVNTSFNVRGEPIVCTPADAIRCFLDTHMDVLVLENILVEKRLIPGAAADIKTAEEIAAAHGLD, from the coding sequence GTGAACATACTCGGCATATCGTGCTGGTACCATGACTCGGCGGCGTGTCTGGTCCAGGACGGCCGATTGGTGGCCGCGGCGCAGGAAGAGCGGTTCACGCGGCGCAAGCACGATCCGGATTTTCCGAGGCACGCCATCCAGTATTGTCTCGCGGAAGCGGGCATTTCCGTCGCCGACCTGGACGCCGTGGCCTTCTACGACAAGCCCTTCCTGAAATTCGAGCGCTTGCTGGAAACCTATGTTTCCCATGCGCCAAGCGGCTTCCCGTCGTTCCTGAAAGCCATGCCACTCTGGCTGAAACAGAAGCTCTGGATTCCCGACCTCATCCGGAAGGAATTGGGCTACGAGGGTGAACTGTTCTACCCGGAGCACCATGAAAGCCACGCGGCGAGCGCGTTTTTCCCGTCGCCATTTGCGGAATCGGCCATCCTCACGACAGACGGGGTCGGGGAGTGGGCCACCACGTCGTTCGGCGTGGGTCGGGGCAGCACGCTAGAGCTTCTCGCCGAGCAACATTTCCCCCATTCTCTCGGGCTGCTCTACAGTGCATTCACCTACTTCTGCGGCTTCCGCGTCAACTCCGGCGAATACAAATTGATGGGCCTCGCGCCCTACGGCGAACCGCGCTATGTGGACCGCATCCGCGATCGGTTGATAGATTTGCGCGACGATGGCTCCTTCCGGCTCCACATGGATGCGTTCACCTTCTCGCGTGGCCTCACCATGACCGGGAAGGTGTTCGAAGAGATGTTCGATGGGCCGCGCCGGCAGGCAGAAGCGCTGCTCACACAACGGGAGAAGGATTTGGCACGCTCCATCCAGGTCGTCACGGAAGATGCCGTGCTCGCCATGGCCCGGCACGTCCACCGCGAAACCGGCCTGGAAAACCTGTGCATGGCGGGCGGCGTGGCGCTCAACTGTGTGGCCAACGGGCGGCTCTTGCGGGAAGGACCCTTCCGGCAGGTCTGGTTCCAACCCGCCTCGGGCGATGCCGGCGGGGCGCTCGGCGCGGCGCTGGCAGTGTGGCATATGGCCATGGGGAAAGAGCGGACGGTCACGTTTCCTGATGCGATGCAAAGCTCGCGGCTGGGCCCCGCGTTCAGCGCCCCGGAAATCCGGCAGGCGCTATCCGATGCGTCCATTCCGGACTCAGCCGTCGAAGAACTTTCGCCCGACGATTACGCCCGCGTCGCACAACTCCTGGCCCAGGGGTTGGTCGTGGGCTGGTTCCAGGGGCGTATGGAGTTCGGGCCGAGGGCGCTCGGCGGTCGTTCCATCCTGGCCGATCCGCGCGGCGAAGACACCCAACGGCGCGTCAACGTGAAGATCAAATTCAGGGAGAGCTTCCGGCCCTTCGCCCCGAGCGTCCTGGCCGAGCGAGCCGACGACTGGTTCGGTCTGGATGGGGAGGAGAGCCCCTACATGCTGCTCGTGGCCCCGGTCCGGCGGTCCGACATTCCCGCCGTCACCCATGTGGACGGATCCGCGCGCGTACAGACGGTGTCGAAGGACTCCGATCCCCGTTTCCACGCGCTCCTTTCGGCCTTCGAAGCCGAAACCGGCTGTCCCGTCCTGGTGAATACCAGCTTCAATGTGCGCGGCGAACCCATCGTCTGCACCCCGGCCGACGCCATTCGCTGTTTCCTCGACACGCACATGGACGTCCTCGTCCTCGAAAACATCCTGGTCGAAAAACGCCTCATTCCGGGCGCCGCCGCGGACATCAAAACCGCCGAAGAAATCGCCGCCGCCCACGGGCTGGACTGA
- the lhgO gene encoding L-2-hydroxyglutarate oxidase translates to MSQRSDVVVIGGGLVGLATALALSERHPGRSITVLEKEPAVGMHQSGRNSGVLHSGIYYKPGSLKARLCREGRRDLVAFCDAHGVAYDTCGKVIVAVDASEVDGLHAIAERGRENGIRNELIGPARLAALEPAATGVEAIHVPDAGIVDYPGVCRALAGRLTDAGHRIVTGVEVVAMDRSGGRTLVRAAVPGSGSGKGGAGDAPTLFEAGLVVACAGLHADRLARLSGLDPGMQIVPFRGVYYELTPAARTLCRNLIYPVPNPAYPFLGVHLTRMIDDRVEVGPNAVLATAREGYDLATWSVEDLREAVGFAGFRRLARAHWRTGLQEMARTVSKRQYLKAVRRLVPGVKAQDLLPCRSGIRAQALDKDGNMVEDFVILEADGMLHVCNAPSPAATACLAIGREIADRAHAQFS, encoded by the coding sequence ATGAGTCAACGCTCGGATGTCGTCGTTATCGGCGGCGGTCTGGTGGGTCTGGCGACGGCGCTGGCGTTGTCCGAGCGGCATCCCGGGCGGTCGATAACCGTCCTGGAAAAGGAGCCGGCGGTGGGGATGCACCAGTCGGGGCGCAACTCGGGTGTGCTGCACAGTGGCATCTACTACAAGCCGGGATCCCTGAAGGCGCGGTTGTGTCGGGAGGGCCGCCGCGATCTTGTCGCTTTCTGTGATGCTCACGGCGTGGCCTACGATACGTGCGGAAAGGTGATCGTGGCTGTCGATGCGTCGGAAGTCGATGGGCTGCATGCGATTGCCGAGCGGGGGCGCGAGAATGGCATCCGGAACGAATTGATTGGCCCGGCGCGTCTGGCGGCGCTCGAGCCCGCCGCCACGGGGGTGGAAGCCATTCACGTTCCCGATGCGGGCATTGTGGATTACCCGGGCGTGTGCCGTGCGTTGGCCGGGCGATTGACCGATGCGGGGCATCGGATTGTGACGGGCGTGGAGGTAGTGGCCATGGATCGGTCCGGCGGCCGAACGCTGGTTCGGGCGGCAGTGCCAGGTTCAGGGTCAGGGAAGGGTGGGGCCGGAGACGCCCCGACCCTCTTCGAGGCCGGGCTCGTCGTGGCATGTGCCGGTCTCCACGCGGATCGCCTCGCCCGCCTCTCCGGCCTGGACCCCGGCATGCAGATCGTCCCGTTCCGGGGCGTCTATTACGAACTGACCCCTGCGGCCCGCACGCTGTGCCGGAACCTCATTTACCCCGTCCCGAATCCGGCCTACCCGTTCCTGGGCGTGCATCTGACGCGCATGATTGACGACCGCGTGGAGGTGGGCCCGAACGCCGTCCTCGCCACTGCCCGCGAGGGGTACGACCTGGCGACGTGGAGCGTCGAGGATTTGCGGGAGGCGGTGGGCTTTGCCGGATTCCGGCGGCTGGCGCGTGCCCACTGGCGCACCGGCCTGCAGGAAATGGCGCGTACGGTTTCCAAACGGCAGTACCTGAAAGCCGTGCGCCGCCTGGTGCCCGGCGTGAAGGCGCAGGATCTGTTGCCGTGCCGCTCGGGCATCCGCGCCCAGGCCCTGGACAAGGATGGCAACATGGTGGAGGATTTCGTGATCCTGGAGGCGGACGGCATGCTGCACGTGTGCAACGCACCGTCTCCGGCGGCCACGGCCTGCCTGGCCATCGGCCGGGAAATCGCCGACCGGGCCCACGCTCAATTCAGCTGA
- a CDS encoding mechanosensitive ion channel family protein, with the protein MPQQALRLLKSAQDAAGTAADSAAALPASPDPIAQAFEGGLLDASAWVSIGQKGLVIAVILIAAWFIISIADKATHRWSLRFEDLPLIHPRRQRAFTIKSLLLSTVRYIVWPVAFITVLSQLEVDVAALVATAGIAGIAIGFGAQSLVKDVISGVLLLFDDSIHVGDVIRIGQDEGVVEYIGVRLIKVRRFNGELLMVPAGELRVFGNRSIDFARVIVNVGLSYADDHERVMQVMERVALAWAEEHRDILKEENPLVQGITDFAESSVNVRVIVMVIPGEQWEAERQLRRAIKSAFDADGIEIPFPQRTIHVQGGAPNAPFGSD; encoded by the coding sequence ATGCCCCAACAAGCCCTCCGGTTGCTCAAATCGGCCCAGGATGCGGCCGGTACGGCGGCCGATTCCGCCGCCGCGCTCCCCGCGTCGCCCGACCCCATCGCCCAGGCGTTCGAGGGCGGCCTGCTGGATGCGAGCGCGTGGGTCTCCATCGGCCAGAAGGGCCTCGTGATCGCCGTCATCTTGATTGCAGCGTGGTTCATCATCAGTATTGCGGACAAGGCGACGCACCGGTGGTCCCTCCGGTTCGAGGACCTTCCGCTCATCCATCCGCGGCGCCAGCGGGCATTTACCATCAAAAGCCTGCTCCTTTCGACGGTCCGCTACATCGTCTGGCCGGTGGCCTTCATCACGGTGCTGAGTCAGCTGGAAGTGGATGTGGCTGCGCTTGTGGCGACGGCCGGTATTGCCGGTATTGCCATCGGTTTTGGCGCGCAGTCGTTGGTGAAGGATGTGATTTCCGGGGTGTTGCTGTTGTTTGACGATTCCATCCACGTGGGCGACGTCATCCGGATCGGGCAGGATGAGGGCGTGGTCGAGTACATCGGGGTTCGCCTCATCAAAGTGCGCCGGTTCAACGGTGAACTGCTCATGGTGCCTGCCGGCGAACTTCGCGTGTTCGGCAACCGCTCCATCGACTTCGCACGCGTCATCGTGAACGTGGGCCTGTCCTATGCCGATGACCATGAGCGGGTCATGCAGGTCATGGAGCGGGTGGCATTGGCATGGGCCGAAGAGCATCGGGATATCCTGAAAGAGGAAAATCCGCTGGTACAAGGCATTACCGACTTCGCCGAGAGCTCTGTGAACGTACGGGTCATTGTCATGGTCATTCCGGGCGAACAGTGGGAGGCCGAGCGCCAACTGCGCCGCGCCATCAAATCTGCCTTCGACGCCGACGGGATTGAAATCCCCTTCCCGCAGCGGACCATCCATGTTCAGGGCGGGGCGCCCAACGCGCCCTTCGGTTCGGACTGA
- a CDS encoding ABC transporter ATP-binding protein, translating to MKLLPHDTPPISISGLMKSFGTNQVLAGIDLTFGAGETTAIVGPNGAGKTTLIKSLLGLVHPDAGVLEVGGLPAGSDGDYRRLIGYMPQSARFPDGMSARDMIALVRRLRDPKTPIDTSLIRTLGLSGEMDKPFRTLSGGTRQKVSAVLAFMYTPPIYILDEPTAGLDPVSSAALKDHILAVRERGATVLLTSHVMADLEELCDRIVFLLDGRVRFDGSLSDLRARTGQPRLERAIARILEGEAA from the coding sequence ATGAAACTCCTTCCACACGATACGCCGCCCATCTCCATCAGCGGGCTCATGAAATCCTTCGGCACGAACCAGGTGCTGGCGGGCATTGACCTCACGTTCGGTGCGGGTGAAACCACCGCCATCGTCGGTCCGAACGGCGCCGGGAAAACGACGCTCATCAAGAGCCTGCTGGGGCTCGTCCACCCGGATGCCGGTGTCCTGGAAGTCGGAGGCCTGCCAGCCGGGTCGGACGGCGACTACCGCCGACTCATCGGATACATGCCGCAAAGTGCCCGTTTCCCCGACGGGATGTCGGCGCGCGACATGATTGCACTCGTCCGCCGCCTGCGTGACCCGAAGACACCCATCGATACCTCGCTCATCCGCACCCTCGGGCTTTCCGGCGAAATGGACAAGCCCTTCCGGACCCTGTCGGGCGGAACGCGGCAGAAAGTATCGGCGGTCCTCGCGTTCATGTACACGCCGCCCATCTATATCCTGGACGAGCCTACGGCCGGTCTGGACCCCGTGTCCAGCGCGGCCCTGAAGGACCACATCCTCGCGGTCCGCGAACGCGGGGCCACCGTGCTCCTGACGTCGCATGTCATGGCCGACCTCGAAGAGCTCTGCGATCGCATTGTCTTCCTTTTGGACGGACGCGTCCGCTTCGACGGATCGTTGTCGGATTTGCGCGCCCGCACCGGCCAACCCCGGCTCGAACGCGCCATTGCCCGCATCCTGGAGGGAGAAGCCGCATGA
- a CDS encoding pseudouridine synthase has protein sequence MPSILYQTEHLVVVDKPAGMLVHRTARDKDETTFLVQTVRDMTGRHVYPVHRLDKPTSGTLILAFDPETTADLSRLLAERRLHRTYVALVRGWVHEPVRIDYPLTRVSVRDGGPADAPRREAITNVEPVTLYDIKVPAGRYDSARYTYLKLYPETGRTHQLRRHLKHVNHPIIGDRKYGDRDHNALWASPGLSGLMLHAQSVTLPDGTTVEAPLPERFVRALEWLSGGNQSEPKGALGAPP, from the coding sequence ATGCCTTCCATCCTGTACCAGACCGAACACCTCGTCGTCGTCGACAAGCCGGCGGGCATGCTCGTGCACCGGACGGCCCGGGACAAGGACGAAACAACGTTCCTGGTGCAGACGGTGCGGGATATGACGGGGCGACACGTGTATCCCGTGCACCGGCTGGACAAGCCCACATCGGGGACGCTCATACTGGCGTTTGACCCGGAGACGACCGCCGATCTGTCTCGGCTTCTGGCCGAGCGGCGGTTGCACCGGACGTACGTCGCGCTCGTTCGGGGCTGGGTCCATGAGCCGGTGCGTATTGACTATCCATTGACACGGGTATCGGTCCGGGACGGTGGACCGGCAGATGCCCCCCGCCGCGAGGCCATTACCAACGTAGAGCCCGTGACGCTATATGATATTAAAGTACCTGCTGGAAGATATGATAGTGCTCGCTATACATATTTGAAGTTATATCCGGAGACCGGGCGAACGCACCAGCTTCGCAGGCATCTCAAGCACGTGAACCACCCCATAATCGGCGATCGCAAGTACGGGGATCGGGACCATAACGCGTTGTGGGCCAGCCCCGGCCTGTCTGGACTCATGCTGCACGCCCAATCCGTGACCCTCCCCGACGGGACGACCGTGGAAGCACCCCTGCCCGAGCGGTTTGTCCGGGCGCTGGAGTGGCTGTCGGGCGGGAATCAGTCCGAACCGAAGGGCGCGTTGGGCGCCCCGCCCTGA
- a CDS encoding DoxX family protein, whose protein sequence is MQQYIPLIGRILFSMIFIMVGFMHFMDVEGMSMMVPSFLPAPAFFVYLTGLMLVAGGFSVLLGYKAKIGGLILAAFLMSTSLLVFLPQVGGDDPTPMMMMLKDMSMAGGALLISYFGAGPISMDAKNAVS, encoded by the coding sequence ATGCAACAATACATCCCACTCATCGGTCGCATTCTGTTCTCCATGATCTTCATCATGGTCGGATTCATGCACTTCATGGACGTCGAAGGAATGAGCATGATGGTGCCGTCCTTCCTGCCCGCTCCCGCGTTCTTCGTCTACCTTACGGGCCTCATGTTGGTCGCCGGTGGCTTCAGCGTCCTGCTCGGCTACAAGGCGAAAATCGGAGGACTCATTCTGGCTGCCTTCCTCATGTCAACGTCCCTGTTGGTATTCCTTCCGCAGGTCGGCGGTGACGATCCGACGCCCATGATGATGATGCTCAAGGACATGTCCATGGCGGGCGGTGCACTCTTGATCTCCTACTTTGGCGCCGGCCCAATCAGCATGGATGCGAAGAACGCCGTCAGCTGA